A part of Populus alba chromosome 8, ASM523922v2, whole genome shotgun sequence genomic DNA contains:
- the LOC118056193 gene encoding FCS-Like Zinc finger 8 isoform X2: protein MSQHSSIPSPADKFRKPTSFPKLLTAFTFKNFSETSEASMSPTSILDSKPFSGLKNPFWPDPNPSPRTPEPETRRHWDKLDSRGIGLGIVDALDDEKTDSNLSKPESRTVLFGSQLKIQIPPFPPSFLSPTDQSPKSPGEFGIKTRNSQLGSFSSGYSPSPMKKSLFGSANSGIETPNSPRVFAGCLSASEMELSEDYTCVITHGPVPRTTHIFDNCIVESCCGVVGFSSSLKKDNNRFLGDGSSYPPNNFLSFCSTCKNNLEQGKDIYMYRGERAFCSSECRYQAMQLEEGIDGVDPYDA from the coding sequence ATGTCACAGCATAGCTCAATCCCATCTCCAGCAGACAAGTTCAGAAAACCTACTTCATTTCCGAAATTGCTAACCGCCTTCACGTTCAAGAACTTCTCAGAAACGTCAGAGGCAAGTATGAGCCCAACTTCAATTCTTGATAGCAAGCCCTTCTCAGGCCTCAAAAACCCCTTCTGGCCTGACCCAAACCCCAGTCCTAGAACCCCGGAACCGGAGACCAGGCGCCACTGGGACAAACTAGACTCCAGAGGCATTGGCCTTGGCATTGTTGATGCTCTTGATGATGAAAAAACTGACTCCAATTTGTCGAAACCCGAAAGCAGAACAGTTCTGTTTGGCTCACAACTAAAGATCCAAATCCCTCCCTTTCCCCCATCGTTTCTTTCACCAACAGATCAATCTCCCAAATCTCCAGGTGAATTTGGTATTAAAACAAGAAACTCTCAATTGGGTTCTTTCTCTTCTGGGTATTCCCCTTCTCCaatgaaaaaatcattattcGGATCAGCTAATTCGGGTATAGAAACTCCTAATTCTCCCCGGGTCTTCGCCGGGTGTCTTTCTGCTAGTGAAATGGAGCTATCTGAGGATTATACTTGTGTAATAACCCACGGGCCTGTTCCTAGAACTACTCATATTTTTGACAATTGCATTGTCGAGAGCTGCTGTGGTGTTGTTGGCTTCTCTAGTTCTTTAAAGAAAGACAATAATAGATTTTTGGGTGATGGATCAAGCTACCCGCCTAATAATTTCTTAAGCTTCTGCTCTACTTGCAAGAACAATCTTGAGCAGGGAAAAGACATTTACATGTACAG
- the LOC118056193 gene encoding FCS-Like Zinc finger 8 isoform X1: MLKKRSRAATSKQALMSQHSSIPSPADKFRKPTSFPKLLTAFTFKNFSETSEASMSPTSILDSKPFSGLKNPFWPDPNPSPRTPEPETRRHWDKLDSRGIGLGIVDALDDEKTDSNLSKPESRTVLFGSQLKIQIPPFPPSFLSPTDQSPKSPGEFGIKTRNSQLGSFSSGYSPSPMKKSLFGSANSGIETPNSPRVFAGCLSASEMELSEDYTCVITHGPVPRTTHIFDNCIVESCCGVVGFSSSLKKDNNRFLGDGSSYPPNNFLSFCSTCKNNLEQGKDIYMYRGERAFCSSECRYQAMQLEEGIDGVDPYDA; the protein is encoded by the coding sequence ATGCTAAAAAAGAGATCAAGAGCAGCAACAAGCAAGCAAGCTCTAATGTCACAGCATAGCTCAATCCCATCTCCAGCAGACAAGTTCAGAAAACCTACTTCATTTCCGAAATTGCTAACCGCCTTCACGTTCAAGAACTTCTCAGAAACGTCAGAGGCAAGTATGAGCCCAACTTCAATTCTTGATAGCAAGCCCTTCTCAGGCCTCAAAAACCCCTTCTGGCCTGACCCAAACCCCAGTCCTAGAACCCCGGAACCGGAGACCAGGCGCCACTGGGACAAACTAGACTCCAGAGGCATTGGCCTTGGCATTGTTGATGCTCTTGATGATGAAAAAACTGACTCCAATTTGTCGAAACCCGAAAGCAGAACAGTTCTGTTTGGCTCACAACTAAAGATCCAAATCCCTCCCTTTCCCCCATCGTTTCTTTCACCAACAGATCAATCTCCCAAATCTCCAGGTGAATTTGGTATTAAAACAAGAAACTCTCAATTGGGTTCTTTCTCTTCTGGGTATTCCCCTTCTCCaatgaaaaaatcattattcGGATCAGCTAATTCGGGTATAGAAACTCCTAATTCTCCCCGGGTCTTCGCCGGGTGTCTTTCTGCTAGTGAAATGGAGCTATCTGAGGATTATACTTGTGTAATAACCCACGGGCCTGTTCCTAGAACTACTCATATTTTTGACAATTGCATTGTCGAGAGCTGCTGTGGTGTTGTTGGCTTCTCTAGTTCTTTAAAGAAAGACAATAATAGATTTTTGGGTGATGGATCAAGCTACCCGCCTAATAATTTCTTAAGCTTCTGCTCTACTTGCAAGAACAATCTTGAGCAGGGAAAAGACATTTACATGTACAG
- the LOC118056206 gene encoding uncharacterized protein, whose product MPSSILAEETENDISSEVITLRPYKESDADDFLGYAGDDEVTRFTRWNTFSCKEEALVYIKDFCIPHPYCRSICVNDRSIGFVFIRQESGDDKCRAELGYAIAAKYWGQGVTTRALKMAISDGLRSFPDLVRLQARVDVENKASQRVLEKLGFLKEGVLRKYMYLKAK is encoded by the exons ATGCCATCATCAATCCTTGCTGAGGAAACGGAGAACGATATTTCATCGGAAGTGATTACTCTACGTCCTTATAAGGAATCCGATGCCGATGATTTCTTGGGCTATGCAGGTGATGATGAAGTGACTCGATTCACCCGGTGGAACACTTTCAGTTGCAAGGAAGAAGCCCTCGTTTACATCAAGGACTTCTGCATTCCTCATCCATACTGCAGGTCTATATGTGTAAATGATCGTTCAATTGGATTTGTGTTTATCAGACAAGAATCTGGGGATGACAAATGCAGGGCAGAACTCGGATATGCTATAGCCGCTAAGTATTGGGGGCAAGGTGTAACAACTAGAGCGTTGAAGATGGCAATCTCTGATGGGCTCAGGTCATTTCCTGATTTGGTTAGGCTTCAAGCTAGGGTTGATGTGGAGAACAAAGCCTCCCAAAGGGTTTTGGAAAAACTGGGTTTCCTCAAGGAAGGGGTGCTGCGAAAGTATATGTATCTCAAAG CCAAGTGA
- the LOC118056215 gene encoding uncharacterized protein, producing MDSSRISLRPFKLSDVDDFLKWASDDRVTRYLRWNSITSREEALAHLEKVAIPHPWRRSICLDDRSIGYISISPESNDDRCRASFGYALAAEYWGQGIATIASKMAVSSVFQDLPYLVRLQALVEVENRSSQRVLEKTGFVKEGLLRKYGYCKGEIRDMVVYSFLSTDLVL from the coding sequence ATGGATTCATCAAGGATCTCCCTTCGACCCTTTAAGCTCTCCGATGTTGATGACTTCCTGAAATGGGCCAGTGATGATAGAGTGACCCGTTATCTAAGGTGGAACTCCATTACCTCTAGAGAAGAAGCGTTAGCACATCTGGAAAAGGTTGCCATACCCCACCCGTGGCGTCGGTCCATATGTCTGGATGATCGTTCAATTGGATATATTTCCATCTCCCCGGAATCTAATGACGATCGATGCAGAGCAAGCTTTGGATATGCATTGGCTGCTGAGTATTGGGGACAAGGAATAGCCACAATTGCGTCGAAGATGGCAGTGTCTAGTGTTTTTCAAGATCTTCCTTATCTGGTTAGGCTTCAAGCTCTTGTAGAGGTGGAGAATAGAAGTTCTCAGAGGGTACTGGAAAAGACTGGGTTTGTGAAAGAGGGTCTGTTGAGGAAATACGGGTATTGTAAAGGTGAAATTAGAGATATGGTTGTCTATAGTTTCCTTTCAACAGACTTGGTTCTGTAA